The sequence below is a genomic window from Ipomoea triloba cultivar NCNSP0323 chromosome 10, ASM357664v1.
NNNNNNNNNNNNNNNNNNNNNNNNNNNNNNNNNNNNNNNNNNNNNNNNNNNNNNNNNNNNNNNNNNNNNNNNNNNNNNNNNNNNNNNNNNNNNNNNNNNNNNNNNNNNNNNNNNNNNNNNNNNNNNNNNNNNNNNNNNNNNNNNNNNNNNNNNNNNNNNNNNNNNNNNNNNNNNNNNNNNNNNNNNNNNNNNNNNNNNNNNNNNNNNNNNNNNNNNNNNNNNNNNNNNNNNNNNNNNNNNNNNNNNNNNNNNNNNNNNNNNNNNNNNNNNNNNNNNNNNNNNNNNNNNNNNNNNNNNNNNNNNNNNNNNNNNNNNNNNNNNNNNNNNNNNNNNNNNNNNNNNNNNNNNNNNNNNNNNNNNNNNNNNNNNNNNNNNNNNNNNNNNNNNNNNNNNNNNNNNNNNNNNNNNNNNNNNNNNNNNNNNNNNNNNNNNNNNNNNNNNNNNNNNNNNNNNNNNNNNNNNNNNNNNNNNNNNNNNNNNNNNNNNNNNNNNNNNNNNNNNNNNNNNNNNNNNNNNNNNNNNNNNNNNNNNNNNNNNNNNNNNNNNNNNNNNNNNNNNNNNNNNNNNNNNNNNNNNNNNNNNNNNNNNNNNNNNNNNNNNNNNNNNNNNNNNNNNNNNNNNNNNNNNNNNNNNNNNNNNNNNNNNttatatatatatatatatatatatatatatatatatatatatatatatatatatatatatatatattattgaaagtGGGATCGTTTGTTGAAAGTGAGAGTATCGCAggaatgtataaaaaatactgaagaaattacaaatttgattatGTGAAAGTAAGTCTACTTTTAAAGGTGAGAAAGTATTGCATAGATAAGAATAACCTAACAACTTGGTGTACTGTAGGTAgcagataattttttttttcttgagagTTAATTCTCTAGATTTGAAGCTCTCGTTCTCCCTAGGGAACCTCACTTGTTTTTAATCATAATCCCGAATGGGCACCCCTTTTGAGGTGGGTATTACACAAGGCAATTGGCCTTAGGTCCCCCATGCTTTCCGGTGTGCTCTTTTTTGGGATAAGGACAATATTGGTGGAATTAATATTGTCCGGTATGATTCCAATACGAAAGAAGTCAGCACAGAATTTGAGCAACTCACTGCCAAGAATGTCCCAGAAGTGTTGGAAAACCCCGGGGTTCAGACCATCGGGACCAGGTGATTTCTCAGATTTTATATCAAATAAGGCAGTCTTAACTTCTTGGATTGTAACCCGTCTACTCATAGCCTCATTTTGTGTATCAGTAATAAGGGGTTCAATACAACTAAGCACAGAATCATAATTGCTCATAGCAGGAGTATaaagatcatgaaaataagaCGTGATTAGGGAATCAAGCTGAGTACCTCTTTCAATCCAAGTGTTGCTGTTGTCCCGTAGTTTTGTTATGCGGTTTACATGCTGCCTCCTTTTGACTGCTTTGTGAAAGAAACTTGAATTGGAATCACCCTCCTTAAGCCAGAATTGTTTCGCGCGTTGCCGCCAGTATATGTTCTGCTGCCGTAGAACCCCGAGGTATTCTGATTGGGTATAGTTGAACAGAGAAATCCCAGATTGGTCACGTCTGAACTTCGACTCCTCCATACGTCGACGCCAATAGTCAAGTCTGCGCTGGAAATTACGAGAGAAATGTTTTCCCCAAATCCAAATAGCTTTGCCGCAACTGCCAACTCTCTCCATGAGGGACTGAACATACGTCTTGGACCAACTATCAATCATAATCTCCCTGCAATGAGCTTCCTTAAGCCAGAGATTTTCGAATCGGAAACTAGATTTAGGGTTTGGAGTGACCGGCGATAAGATTTGAAGATGGAGCGGCATATGGTCACTTCTCACTGTCGTGATGGATTCAGCTTTTGCATTTGGGAAAAGGTCGCACCAGGAGTCAGTATTGAGTATTCTGTCCAATTTAGCTTCAACCCACTGTGGTGTGCCCTTGGACCATTTCCAGGTGAACTGGTAACCATTAAACCCGAAATCCCTAAGCCCACCCGCTTCTACTGCTTCTCGGAACCTAGTGATCAGTCGTTGGGGTTGTGGATTTCCACCACGTTTCTCATCTTGGTGAAGAATATCGTTGAAATCTCCCATGACAGTCCATGGGAGAAAGCTGGTTGTGGATAACTGCTTGAGAAGACCTCACCACTCCGGTCGTCTGTGTCTCTCCGGAGCACCATAAAAACCTGTAAATCTCCATTCGGTATCCATGAGGCTAAGAGAGATAGTTGCGTCTATGTGATGTTTCGAGTATGAGTTAATAGAGACTTTAGTATCTGCTGTCCAGAGGAGTGCCAATCTGCAACTGTGTCCATCattatttacacaaaagagACCATGGAGGCCCAATTTAGATTTAATTGGGCTCAACCTGTTCGGACCTGCAAAAGTTTCAGCTAAAAAGATAACACTAGGCTTCTTTAAATGGACCAGGTCAACTAAGACCTGAACCGTCGCTGGGTTCCCAAGCCCACGACAGTTCCAAGATAAAATACTCATTGTTCTAGGCTGGCCTGAGATACAGGTCCAGCCCTTAGCAAGTTTTTTGGGCAGGTGTCCGGCCCATTAAGATCAAAAGCCATAGGAGAGGGTTCAGATAACAACCCAGTTGTTTCAGTGCAACGACGTTTAGGGTCTGTGATGACCAGACCATCTAGTACAGTTGGATTAGTGCACTGCTCCATAGACACGTCAGTGCAGGCTCTGCTGCTGGACATGGGCAGCATACCAATAACCGTGGCCACGTGTTGAGCAGGGACATGAGTCGTGCTCTGATTGTCTTTTTGTAACGTACCAGAATCAGCACCAGTACCGTCCGTATTTTCCTGGCCCGAGTGAGGCGGACACGTTCCTCCGCTGCTGTTTGGTTGCTCCGACATGACAACCCAACGGTTGCCTGTGACCGGTGACGGGCGGTGGCTAGGAGCCTTGAGCCAGGGTCCGAATTGCTTCTCCAGCGATGGAATGAAGCCGTCAAATGGTTTTGGGCAATAGTTTTCTATATGTTCGATGAAGCCACAGGTGAAGCAAAAATTCAGTAATCTCTCATATCGGAAATTTATCCAACTCCAGTCACCACCGTTTTTCCTAATCCGCATTTGGCCGACCAGAGGTTTCTTGATGTCAATATGAACTCAGATGCGGATAAAAGATTTCCACCAACCATTGAAAGCTTCCTCATCAATACGGATGAATTCTCCTATGTAGTTTCCGATGGCCTTTGTTGCTTTTGCTGAGAAAAAATCGAGTGGTAAGTCGTGAAGCTGAACCCAGAACTCCGCTGAATCAAGAGGCATAGCAAGAGGCGGTATTTCCGGTTGAACCTTGGCTAAAATGAGGAGGTTTTGCTCGAAAGACCAAGGGCCATTTTCAAGGACACGCTGAACGTCGAGTTCGTGAAAGAACTGGAAGAGATAGGTGTTGTTTGATAATTCTTTCGCAGCCACACCCCGTCTTAGTCTCCATACGGTGGCCATAGTATCTCTCATGAAGGGGAACTTTATGATTTTTTCAGTGATGATACGGCCGACTAGGGTGAAGCGGAAGTCTTCTGAAACATCAGTATCATCGTCATCACCAAGGTCTAAACCTCCCAAGTCGATGTCGTTGTAGTCTGGAATAACCCCGGTGGTGTCGGAGTGTTGCTCCGATGGGCATTTGGGCTTTTCTGGTGTTTTGGATGAGGATGGTGTATCAGTGAGTGGGGGAATATGTTGGTCGTTGTGAGCTTGTGAAACCATGATGGGAAGATGGGCAGAGCagaggaagaaggaaagaaaTGAGTTTGCTACAGAGGGCAAGAGAGAATGCTAGCCATagacaaaatttaaattattcataGTTACGTTGATTGACTTAAATCAAAAAAGAACTTAAAACTTTGTGATTATCTAATTATCGGGTGAGTTTATCCTTATATCCCTTATTCCCTTAAAcaatgttttaatttaaaattgtgacAATTTATCTTTCTGACATTAGTGTTGGAGCAGGTAGGAGTACGTTTGGTTTCTTCGATGGATACAAAATATACTCAAAAAGAAATCATGCATCATGCATGCAGTCATCATCACCTCGCAACTTCTCATTGGCTGATGAATGCCTAAATGGTCATTGTCAAGTTGAGAAATATctccttttgtttttctttgaatcTGCGTTATTATCTCCATTGTTAATTAATCACCACAAGCAGAAGGTTGCAGACACATAATCAAAACAGATTAGCAGGGGAGCACGTTAAAGACAAGTGTTTCGATTAACTAAACTCTTCaaacttttaataatttatacataaatataagttaatgttatatatatatatatatatatatatttatatatatgtgtatataatgtatatacCCACTGTGGCTCGGCCAGTGCTTATTGGAATATTATCAAAACAGACAAACATTACACTTATTGTAAATCAACAACTAACTCGATTAAAATCCCGGACTTTCAGCCGTTTTTCTTGAATACTAGGTAAAGGGGAAGTAATAATCTTGTCGTTATACTCTGTGTTGATTGATCGATCTTATTCTTGTCTTCTTGATTTCAATCGTGGTTCTGAGAAGCGTGACCGTTTTCCTTCACCTCCTTAGCGGCGGCCATGGTTTCTTCTTCGCTTTTCTGATCGTTTTCTTCTGCTGcctttttcttctcctcttcttctgcttttttcttctcttcttcttcttctttctctttctgGGCCTTTAGTTTCTCTTCTTCCTCTGCTTTCAGCTTTGCATCTTCCTTAGCTTTCTCCAGAGACTCAACCAGTCTTTTCAGGCAAGTGTTCTCGTCCTCCGAGGGAGATTTGGGCATCAGATTCTCTGCGACATCCGCCGGCGTCATGTCAGCTTCCCCAAGCAGGCGTTCGATCGTCGGGAAAAGCTCGTGCTCTTCAATGTACAAGTAGTTTTTAGCGAGTACCTTGAAGGCCTCGAATCGACAGAAGGAAAGCTCGATGTGTTTATCCATTCTCCCGCTCCGAATCAGGGCCGGGTCGAGCTTTTCTTTGAAATTGGTGGTGAAGACGATGATCCTTTCCCCTCCAATGGCGGACCATAGGCCGTCGATAAAGTTGAGAAGACCGGAGAGGGTCACTTCGCTCTTTTTCTCTtccattttctccatttcttTCTTGATTGGGTCTTTCTCGTTGTCTTTCCCCGGGTCGGATTTCTCCGCCTTCTTTTTCCCGTCCCTCTGGCCGGTTAGGTCTAGGGAGCAATCGATATCTTCAATTACGATTATCGATTTGCTGGAAGTGTCGATTAAGAGCTTTCGGAGAGTGGTATTGTCCTTAACCGCGGTTAATTCGAGATCATAGACGTCGTATTCGAGAAGATTAGCCATGGCGGCTACCATGGAGGATTTTCCGGTGCCGGGAGGGCCGTAGAGGAGATACCCACGCTTCCAAGCTTTCCCAATTCTGGTATAATAGTCCTTAGATTTACTAAAAGTGCGAAGATCGTCGATGACTTCTTGCTTCCTTTTCGGGTCCATCGCGAGAGTATCAAACGTCGCAGGATGTTCGAACACCACGTGCGTCCACATCCCGCGCCGGAAACTGTAAAACCCGCCGTCGCTCTTGCAGTTGGTGTAGAGCTTGCGGCGCCGGTCCTTCACCGTGATCGCCTCCCCCTCGTCCAGGACGTGTTTAAGGTACGCGCCGGTGACGAAATCGCGGTGCTTCTTGTGGAATTTAAGGGTGAAATAGCGCTTGGCGTCGTCTCGGGAGTAGAAAGAGATGGTCTGGCGGTTGGGGTGGTCCTGGCCGGAAGTCCACCACACTTTGACGCCGTTGAACTCGTCGGTGACTTCCTCGTGGTAGTCCATGCTGAGGACGAGTGTCTGGGAGTCCTTGATGTCCTCCGCCTTGAGCCGCTTGGCCTGGCCGGAGGAATTGGCGGAGAGGTAGCGCTCGATGGCATTGTACGCCTTGCTGCCGTTGAAGCCGTGGCCGGAGAATTCATTGAAGGTGATGTGGATGTAAGGGTAGACTAGACTCCGGAGCTTCTTGGCGTATTTCTTGAAATAGCCTCGGAATTCGTAGGGGCAATACTTGTCGAATGTTGCCCAAAGCACCATTATCGTCACCGCCGTGCTCCCGATCTTGCCCCACACTTCCTCCATTCCCCACATCGTCATCGGCATCATGATCGGATTCTTGAATTTCCGGTGACTGTGGGGTAGTAGTGATGAGATCTTAATTTGATTCTCTCGTGTATATATGCACAAGAGCAAGCTAAGGATGGagtttttttatataaataagcgGTCAGAATAGGTAGGAATGAAAGATTTGGGTTTCCTGGAAATTACTTTGAAACTGGGAGTCACTTTCACCGAAGCCTTGATAGTCCATGCTGATAACCAGTGGGCGTGGCAATTTTGTCTTAGTCGGCTACTAAAAACAAAAGCCAGACATTTTTAATCCGGGAatcaaaaaaattttttttatgagattttcatactaaatataattgaaaatgttaGGACGGGTGACCCAAACTAAGATGGCATGAAATCCACACTAATACACAAGTTTAAATCATTGCTCTtctgtttttaaaaaaatcatttcccttttagtttgaattgatcAGTTATAGTCGGTTAGCTATGGATAGCTTTACTTGATTTACTTTTCTTTGGTCAAGTCACAATAAATAAAGAGTTTATTCACACTTAAAAAGGTGTTGAATTAATACTACATTAttactactccgtatatttatatacatagtatGCTTTTTCTTAGACAAAATTTAGGTAAAGCCATATTAAAGAAAACTGTGCcacattattataaatttaagatCCAGAATTTACCTAAAacgattcaatttttttaaataataaatacattattttagagtacatatttaagtactgaaagtacattattttatatatactatcaaataatgtaccttcagtacaaaaataatatacttttagtataataaaaatgtattttttatttttattcacacagttgtgtggatcatagtccatgcaataatttgtctAATAGGTGTAAGAGCAATTATACTAGTGAATTTTTGTGAGCGTTTGAAACAGTACAAAAAAAGATATGATTTTTGTTGATGTGGCATGTTGGGTGGCAGtccttatactgtggaccatggtccataatgtattgtggaccatgggtcatggttgatattgcagttgtgttgaactgatactgcagttgtgttgaaaggatactgcagttgtattgaaagggaattacagttgcgcggaacagaggacGTGTCATCTATCTGTaactgcatttgtgttgaacggatactgcagttgtgttgaaaagatactgcagttgtattgaacgaataccgcagttgtgttgaacggataccgcagttgtgttgaacggatgaatgacCTCTATTCCgtacaactgcagtttccttttaacacaactgcagtatcttttcaacacaactgcagtatccgttcaacacaagtacaatatcagctatgatcatgatccacaatgcattctggaccatggtccaccatataatttgccgTTGGGTGGGGCTTTTGGGGAAAGTTAATTTCGGTACATTAATAGATTTTTGTGGGGTCCACATTTGAAGAAGGGAAACAAAGTTATGCAATCAtgtgtgtggaccatactattaaataatgcacattcaatataaaaataacgtatattcaatataaaaataatgtacattatattcagggaatgtacattatttatgtactgaatatacattatttttatagtataaaaataatgttcattcagtacaaaaataatgtacatttagtacattaaaaatgtacatttaattatggtccacatagctgcgTGGACCATTTGTCAAAGTCAGTTATGAGTCTGCCTCCGCGTGTTGGAGATGTAGTACGCCACTAAACGCGCCTGCGGGTGCATTGCtgcttaatttttttctctttctttttctaatcCCGTGTCAGACtccctattttttattttccttctttttttctctccttcTCATTTCTATCTGGCAcataaaaaccacaaaaaaactTAGACTACTGTAGATTTGTAGGTGCTCTAAAtagaagtaaaaataaaataaaataaaataaaatgtagtaTTAGACGTTTTAGTAGGCTATAAACGAAATCACGCCCTTTGGGGTTTGGATTAAATGCAAGTGCATGGTGTGTCCTCTGGGAACTTTGGGAGACCAAAATGGTCAAAATAAGttaaaagaacaaaacaaaaagaaaagagagagagtaaCACACGTCTTCAATTCTGATAACATCATTGGTCCATGCGTCAGCATCTTCTGCGATAAACACGTCCGTCATCCGTCATACGCGTGAAACCTGGGTTCATATGCATGCCGTGTTGTCCACTCCACTACATCGTCAGAACTCAGAAGGAGAAGAAAGCTGGATTATACATTTGCGGATAACATTTTAGGGGCTCATTGACACAAACGAAAATATTTCTACTTTCAAGTGTGTTGagcaaaaatagaaaattttaaaaacaaaaattacattttcaaaTGTGGTTGAGCATATTTGGACTTGTCAAAACATATATGCATTTATTAAATGCGTTTTGACACctattacaattaataaaattctttttaaggTCAAATGCAAATTGCAAACTCAGAAATTCAATGGCCATGTGTGTTGGAAGCTAAGTTTTTGGGTTTgcattaaaataagtaaatagagagaaaaataataaatgtgacaTCAATAAAGATTCAAAATTATGTAgtcacctaaaaaaaattaatggcaAAATATCTTATGCTCAGAtaacatgtagtgactcttacatatgggaggtcatgagatcgagcctccgTGGAGGCGTTATTGAgtctttgtacttcaataggttgaggaAGTATAAATGaaaatactacaatgtaatagagtaaaaaaaaaaagtcaaaaagcttctttttccattttttttataatgggCTAAAATTATAATGTGAAATAATTTTCTAATCATTTTGTTAACAATTCTTCTATATAaacatgtttattttaaaaaataaaaataaaaattgacccaccaatttaaatattatttcaacATGTTACCTATGATAATATTTAGGATAGTAACATGGAGGGTTTGGTTAAGTGGAAGAGACCCATCTAttattaaccaaattaaacGTCAATGGTTCGATCATTGGTTTTGGGTATGGAACAACCTTAAATCTCTATGAGAGGATTAGTCACGGTAACCAACGGTGAAACCTTATAATAGCCGTCAAATGCATTTGAAAGAATTTCAATTGTAATAGGTGTCTAATGGTTTTTAAATGGCCAACCTTACCATAAAACAATGTTATTATGAGAAAATGGGgaaaatgataatattaaatTCATAACGAAATGCCCTTAAAATAGAGTAGCTAGGCtacaaaatatatgaataattcTGGTCCAATCAACCCAACCAACGTGGATTTTGGCCAACAAAGAGGCCAGTTAGACAGTTCCAACCACAAAGCGAAACCACTTAGCTAGACCACAAAGACCAATGCTAAACTAGGTGGAGATGTATTGTTGAAGAAGTCGTTGCCTAGAAGAGACACCCCGCCCCCCGCCCCCCGTTTATACTACCTCAAGAAGCCAAAGATCTAGGTAGGTCTCCAACCACACACGTGTCCCCCACCAATTGCCAACCTTTCGCACCAAGTCGCCACATTGCGAAACGAAGCTTAAGGTCCCGCCAACACCAAGCGTTAGCCTCTCCATTACCACCGGCAAACAACCTAGTTAACGAGTCCCTCAAACTAGTACCACCTTGACATCCGCCAACTGTAGGCATTGATCCCCTGAGGTATATGCTGGCCAGCTATTGTCCACCATCCTTGATTGCACTAGTGTCTAGAGATAGGGTGCCTACCGGGCGAACCAATCTTTACACATTTTTGCACATTCTGTCTCTTTTTTGCTTTTCCAAATGAGCTCTTAGCCCcttttctttaaaagaaaaagaaactacCAAATATTCCCTACTTCAATTCCTTATTGGATCCTAGCTCCTGGCCCAAAATCACAAACAACTCCCAACCAACTTGGACCTTCACATAGGCCCCATTATGAGCCCAAACTTCTTCTAGTTGTCTAGCTAACTAGAGGAAGTAGTTAATATCAACCTGCAACATTGAATCACGATCTTCAAACTCACTCATCCACATTGTACATGAATTTTTCCACCCCTTTATTCTGCAACCATCTTTAGCTTCCGTCCTCGACCCAACTTATTCTCCTTCTTAAATAGTGTATCATTGATAACACCTTTTGAGATGATGAGCATTCTATACCATATCTACAAGCATCCCTTGCATTTTTTTGAGTTTGAAGGTATCATCTCGAGCTATCCTTGATACTTGTTAGAACCTCTCTCATCCTTGGCTAATTTACACCCCTCGAGGGGTTTCCTAGCTTCCGTCCACCCTCACACTAGTTTTCCTACTCAAAAGCGTCATTTTCATGCCCATATGTTATGGCACAATTTCATGTTTCATTGGCATTCGATGATATTTCTACAGGCCTAGTCCATCTTTTCTTCTTAAAGGTTTAACTTGGCTCTCAAATTTTCCTCATTTTGTTCAAGTTGATATTTTAGTACACAGAAGTCttttatttctctctctttaAAGAATGCCATGGCTAATGCCATGTCATATTAAAAGTGTGGCTTCATTTTGATATGTGTTTATTTGTGCTATTTAGTGAAGCATATTTTGGTCAAATTCGGGCTCGCGCCTTCCACAATTGTAGAATGTCATCATCTTCTGCTTCATCTAGCTTGCGAACAAACTTGGATTATGAGCATTCTATGTACTGTCGGTGTGGATTGAAGGCTCCAATCTGCACAACCCGAGATTCTGGGAGGAAATTTTATGAATGTAAAAAATGGAAGGTATGtttatatcattattttttagATTGTTTGTAAATTTTGGACTGAgaaaatttcttttaaattttaataggaGGGTCTTGGGTGCGGTTTTTTCGGATAAaggaatgcaaattaaacacggataaactatatgataaaagatgggtctagattaggggtattgctttcttgatgcactaacaactcagaattaggggaaaataatttatcaaaggATTTatggcaatgcacataagaattctaGTCTAAGCTACAATAGTaaacaataaacaagaattagagtatAATTGCCCCattttcgtgatgcatcaatcctaactcttgaaacacaaaagcattataagccgcAGTTCACCCATATTTTCATAGAAGGAAAATTTggtttgaaattggttaggcttgAGTCCTTCATCCAACTTTCATTGAGATGAAAACCTCTCTAAAACAAGCTAACAATAGCTGCGCATCAATCACTAACAAGAGGAATTaacaatccaattcaaacataaaaaccatAGGTGGGTTActtatcccctttatgcaataactaccttcctagcatcaagaatagcaatagaaccctaatcgaaacccaaaagctaactactgaCACATTATAGATATAAGCAAAGCAAAGGTGAAATAAAACATCATCAACATTGcaataaaaatgaaaaggaGATAAATAAAGAGCAAAGGAAACTTCTCTATTAAGGATGAAAAAATCTGGGTAGAAATCCACTCCAATCCGCGATTAAAAGTTTTAAAGTAAAGTATTAATGTAATACTATGTTAAACTATGCTATGGAAGAAAGAGGAAAAATAAGCTAAATATATCTAGGGTTCGGAACTTCCCAAAATTGCAGCAAAGCGACGTTACATACTGCACAGTACAGATCTCCACAGACACCTTCACAGGCTGTGCGGGTGGCCGTGGAGCTGTCGCGATTTCTGTGCAACCTTAAAGGCACACGGCCACCTCCATGGGCCGTGTAGGTGGTGCCTTTGCTCCTTGCTTCGTTTCGCGCTCCGCTGCTCCTATCATTCATTGAGTGGGTTTCTCTGTTTCCAAAGTCGATCCAATACGTTCCAAAATACTTCCTTTGCTACTCGTTGTGAAAAATTGCACCTATGAACTCAAAATACACAAATGAGTCTCAATTTCCACTCAAGTATAGACAATTCGTACCAAAAATAGCTAGAATAAAGAGTAAATAATGGTTCAGAATTAGAGATATCACTCTCCCTTTAACATACCTTTCAAGAAACAACCATCTAACCCAATGACCTTCCTACAACCTTCTAAAAACCCTTTTTAAGTGCATCAAAACAAGCATATATTCTCTGAAAGACATATGGAGCATCAGGAACAAccctatttatttttatcacaacaGTGCTACCTGGATTTGAGTTCAGACATTCTTGAGCATAATCACTTAGTCTTTTAAACTGCCCTTCATAGCTTGcatctaggtttttttttttttttttttttttttttttttgtagaattCCTTC
It includes:
- the LOC116032309 gene encoding AAA-ATPase ASD, mitochondrial-like, whose product is MMPMTMWGMEEVWGKIGSTAVTIMVLWATFDKYCPYEFRGYFKKYAKKLRSLVYPYIHITFNEFSGHGFNGSKAYNAIERYLSANSSGQAKRLKAEDIKDSQTLVLSMDYHEEVTDEFNGVKVWWTSGQDHPNRQTISFYSRDDAKRYFTLKFHKKHRDFVTGAYLKHVLDEGEAITVKDRRRKLYTNCKSDGGFYSFRRGMWTHVVFEHPATFDTLAMDPKRKQEVIDDLRTFSKSKDYYTRIGKAWKRGYLLYGPPGTGKSSMVAAMANLLEYDVYDLELTAVKDNTTLRKLLIDTSSKSIIVIEDIDCSLDLTGQRDGKKKAEKSDPGKDNEKDPIKKEMEKMEEKKSEVTLSGLLNFIDGLWSAIGGERIIVFTTNFKEKLDPALIRSGRMDKHIELSFCRFEAFKVLAKNYLYIEEHELFPTIERLLGEADMTPADVAENLMPKSPSEDENTCLKRLVESLEKAKEDAKLKAEEEEKLKAQKEKEEEEEKKKAEEEEKKKAAEENDQKSEEETMAAAKEVKENGHASQNHD